In Salmo salar chromosome ssa24, Ssal_v3.1, whole genome shotgun sequence, the following proteins share a genomic window:
- the poc5 gene encoding centrosomal protein POC5 isoform X1 translates to MSTGRFSGWWYSPKTYTYFRQMSSDEGDPSSPVLPGDSDQGSSVSSELQDEYEELLRYAVVTPKYDPQPAAQLQLLSASQLSADGRSSRGNDDARSRRSAGSVSEADDGRRSSRGVRSARASPFTVEPRAHSHTFEGNEEMAGRSSVVSDRHSDRHSDRLPTPSESSRHGSPDPLVTVVTEMFISDENLNKMENILDTWSDKLKANVLMELRKWKLAFMEQHKLEVRKEREKHAACIAGLTAEMDSLKELLHTYETSNQRKDEVIVNLSQAVDRQRERLELMRTFTHWRLQHSEAREQAHSARLAEQHYRLQLKRKVWAGWHNLVEGSWKEKVEKACRARAEEVCVRLSADYEDKMAEHVAALDAAQAEIQRLHSERERYEEAMKKAFMRGVCALNMEALSMFHTGEGRAEHDLHDAPPPRDDPGTGSLAHLQQRPASSTRFSPVHFDPPVPPSQSDAEETVGSNVPSTTVVHSTLPPGGTASSHRQVSTRVITSGQQKASKTVTARITARADLRAPSSVRAPSNLQVMGVAPPMSSVIVERHHPVTQLTVGQATAAKFPRSSSQQGQGPFSSKSSSRTHSAYHVHTIKVVE, encoded by the exons GATGAATATGAAGAACTTCTCCGCTACGCAGTGGTCACTCCTAAGTATGACCCGCAGCCCGCCGCTCAACTGCAGCTTCTGAGCGCCTCTCAACTGTCTGCGGATGGACGGAGTTCCCGTGGAAATGACGACGCGAGGTCCCGTCGCTCAGCAG gcTCAGTTTCTGAAGCTGACGATGGGAGACGCTCTAGCAGGGGAGTGAGGTCAGCACGGGCCTCCCCTTTTACGGTGGAGCCCAGGGCACACTCACACACCTTTGAGG GTAATGAAGAGATGGCCGGCAGGTCATCTGTTGtctcagacagacactcagacagacactcagacagactGCCGACGCCGTCTGAGAGCTCCAGACACGGCAGTCCAGACCCCCTGGTCACCGTGGTGACAGAGATGTTTATCTCTGACGAGAACCTGAACAAGATGGAGAACATCCTGGACACCTGGAGCGACAAGCTCAAG GCCAACGTGCTGATGGAGCTCAGGAAGTGGAAGCTGGCCTTCATGGAGCAGCACAAGCTGGaggtgaggaaggagagggagaagcatGCTGCCTGTATAGCAGGCCTCACTGCAGAGATGGACAGCCTGAAGGAACTGCTCCACACCTACGAGACCTCCAACCAGAGGAAGGACGAG GTGATAGTGAACCTGAGCCAGGctgtggacagacagagggagagactggaGCTGATGAGGACCTTTACCCACTGGAGACTGCAGCACAGCGAAGCCAGGGAGCAG gcccacAGTGCCCGGCTGGCAGAGCAGCACTACCGTCTGCAGCTGAAGAGGAAGGTGTGGGCAGGCTGGCACAACCTGGTTGAGGGGAGCTGGAAGGAGAAGGTGGAGAAGGCGTGCCGTGCCCGGGCTGAGGAGGTCTGTGTGCGCCTGTCAGCTGACTATGAGGACAAGATGGCAGAG CACGTGGCAGCGCTGGATGCTGCCCAGGCTGAGATCCAGAGGCTGCACTCCGAGAGGGAGCGTTATGAGGAGGCCATGAAGAAGGCCTTTATGAGGGGCGTGTGTGCCCTCAACATGGAGGCTCTCAGCATGTTCCACACTGGAGAGGGACGAGCGGAGCACGACCTGCACg ATGCTCCGCCCCCTCGGGATGATCCTGGCACCGGCTCATTGGCCCATCTCCAGCAAAGGCCTGCCTCCTCCACTCGGTTCAGCCCGGTCCACTTTGACCCCCCTGTACCACCGTCCCAGAGTGACGCAGAGGAGACA gTGGGTTCCAATGTCCCTTCCACCACGGTGGTCCACAGCACCCTACCACCAGGGGGCACTGCAAGCTCCCACAGACAG GTCAGTACACGGGTGATCACATCGGGTCAACAGAAAGCCTCCAAAACCGTGACCGCTCGTATCACGGCACGCGCCGACCTCCGCGCTCCCAGCTCCGTCCGCGCTCCCAGCAACCTCCAAGTCATGGGTGTGGCTCCTCCCATGAGCTCTGTCATCGTGGAGCGCCATCACCCCGTCACACAG cTCACGGTGGGTCAGGCCACCGCAGCTAAGTTCCCCCGCTCCTCCTCTCAGCAGGGCCAGGGGCCCTTCAGCAGCAAGAGTTCCTCCAGAACACACTCAGCCTACCACGTACACACTATTAAAGTGGTTGAgtaa
- the poc5 gene encoding centrosomal protein POC5 isoform X2 has translation MSSDEGDPSSPVLPGDSDQGSSVSSELQDEYEELLRYAVVTPKYDPQPAAQLQLLSASQLSADGRSSRGNDDARSRRSAGSVSEADDGRRSSRGVRSARASPFTVEPRAHSHTFEGNEEMAGRSSVVSDRHSDRHSDRLPTPSESSRHGSPDPLVTVVTEMFISDENLNKMENILDTWSDKLKANVLMELRKWKLAFMEQHKLEVRKEREKHAACIAGLTAEMDSLKELLHTYETSNQRKDEVIVNLSQAVDRQRERLELMRTFTHWRLQHSEAREQAHSARLAEQHYRLQLKRKVWAGWHNLVEGSWKEKVEKACRARAEEVCVRLSADYEDKMAEHVAALDAAQAEIQRLHSERERYEEAMKKAFMRGVCALNMEALSMFHTGEGRAEHDLHDAPPPRDDPGTGSLAHLQQRPASSTRFSPVHFDPPVPPSQSDAEETVGSNVPSTTVVHSTLPPGGTASSHRQVSTRVITSGQQKASKTVTARITARADLRAPSSVRAPSNLQVMGVAPPMSSVIVERHHPVTQLTVGQATAAKFPRSSSQQGQGPFSSKSSSRTHSAYHVHTIKVVE, from the exons GATGAATATGAAGAACTTCTCCGCTACGCAGTGGTCACTCCTAAGTATGACCCGCAGCCCGCCGCTCAACTGCAGCTTCTGAGCGCCTCTCAACTGTCTGCGGATGGACGGAGTTCCCGTGGAAATGACGACGCGAGGTCCCGTCGCTCAGCAG gcTCAGTTTCTGAAGCTGACGATGGGAGACGCTCTAGCAGGGGAGTGAGGTCAGCACGGGCCTCCCCTTTTACGGTGGAGCCCAGGGCACACTCACACACCTTTGAGG GTAATGAAGAGATGGCCGGCAGGTCATCTGTTGtctcagacagacactcagacagacactcagacagactGCCGACGCCGTCTGAGAGCTCCAGACACGGCAGTCCAGACCCCCTGGTCACCGTGGTGACAGAGATGTTTATCTCTGACGAGAACCTGAACAAGATGGAGAACATCCTGGACACCTGGAGCGACAAGCTCAAG GCCAACGTGCTGATGGAGCTCAGGAAGTGGAAGCTGGCCTTCATGGAGCAGCACAAGCTGGaggtgaggaaggagagggagaagcatGCTGCCTGTATAGCAGGCCTCACTGCAGAGATGGACAGCCTGAAGGAACTGCTCCACACCTACGAGACCTCCAACCAGAGGAAGGACGAG GTGATAGTGAACCTGAGCCAGGctgtggacagacagagggagagactggaGCTGATGAGGACCTTTACCCACTGGAGACTGCAGCACAGCGAAGCCAGGGAGCAG gcccacAGTGCCCGGCTGGCAGAGCAGCACTACCGTCTGCAGCTGAAGAGGAAGGTGTGGGCAGGCTGGCACAACCTGGTTGAGGGGAGCTGGAAGGAGAAGGTGGAGAAGGCGTGCCGTGCCCGGGCTGAGGAGGTCTGTGTGCGCCTGTCAGCTGACTATGAGGACAAGATGGCAGAG CACGTGGCAGCGCTGGATGCTGCCCAGGCTGAGATCCAGAGGCTGCACTCCGAGAGGGAGCGTTATGAGGAGGCCATGAAGAAGGCCTTTATGAGGGGCGTGTGTGCCCTCAACATGGAGGCTCTCAGCATGTTCCACACTGGAGAGGGACGAGCGGAGCACGACCTGCACg ATGCTCCGCCCCCTCGGGATGATCCTGGCACCGGCTCATTGGCCCATCTCCAGCAAAGGCCTGCCTCCTCCACTCGGTTCAGCCCGGTCCACTTTGACCCCCCTGTACCACCGTCCCAGAGTGACGCAGAGGAGACA gTGGGTTCCAATGTCCCTTCCACCACGGTGGTCCACAGCACCCTACCACCAGGGGGCACTGCAAGCTCCCACAGACAG GTCAGTACACGGGTGATCACATCGGGTCAACAGAAAGCCTCCAAAACCGTGACCGCTCGTATCACGGCACGCGCCGACCTCCGCGCTCCCAGCTCCGTCCGCGCTCCCAGCAACCTCCAAGTCATGGGTGTGGCTCCTCCCATGAGCTCTGTCATCGTGGAGCGCCATCACCCCGTCACACAG cTCACGGTGGGTCAGGCCACCGCAGCTAAGTTCCCCCGCTCCTCCTCTCAGCAGGGCCAGGGGCCCTTCAGCAGCAAGAGTTCCTCCAGAACACACTCAGCCTACCACGTACACACTATTAAAGTGGTTGAgtaa
- the LOC106584948 gene encoding ankyrin repeat and death domain-containing protein 1B, with the protein MEKRPVKEIQSLKERMGAQLKELNLNPKTLKNSKKAVKGFTDFVQNKETEETDNSYDNKEMLLALEKEYIDAAKINDVQTMKLLGRAVNVDAKNLHDRTALHYAVAGKNIEAVQVLLQRRANLNQADKHGVTAIHLAAWFGSVTILKLLVQAGADPSVQNVVGLNIMHCAAINNHTDIVMFIIYDLMMKELDKEDLSGHRAFASAAEHGSVEMLQMLMEEAYDMATMEEDQNGDTPLHLAASNGHLDAVQLLLKSFDTRDEVNKLGETALYLAADAAHEDCVQALLEAGCDPNIVTMGQSSALHPVSEKGHTSLVKLLIENKAQMDLQNQHLQAPLYLAVKNCHIPVIHTLLEAGCNVNITDHRSQTVLHVASELARVDIVDMLLKAGMDLTLQDKQGKTALGVAARADEVIIVDMIIKAERYFTWRRANTELNENLHSQSPLTFKLDHRTETKQVRGTAWHLAYRLLEPGDWKRLALYWHFTEQQVAAIEEQWTGKRSYQDHGNRMLLIWLHGSELAQLNPAKELYQGLLAIDKKTVADKIRLDTEEGDMKKCILS; encoded by the exons ATGGAGAAAAGGCCCGTGAAGGAGATACAGTCGCTGAAGGAGAGGATGGGGGCACAGCTGAAGGAACTAAACCTGAACCCTAAAACACTAAAAAACTCAAAAAAAGCAGTGAAGGGATTCACAGACTTTGTACAGAACAAGGAGACGGAGGAGACAGACAACAGCTACGATAATAAAGAGATGT TGTTGGCGCTAGAGAAGGAGTACATCGACGCAGCAAAAATAAATGATGTACAGACCATGAAGCTTCTGGGGAGGGCGGTCAATGTCGACGCAAAGAACTTG CATGATCGCACTGCCCTGCACTATGCAGTAGCTGGAAAAAACATAGAGGCCGTCCAAGTCCTTCTACAGCGCAGAGCAAATCTCAATCAAGCGGACAAG CATGGAGTGACAGCCATCCACCTGGCTGCCTGGTTTGGGAGTGTAACCATCCTGAAGTTGCTTGTGCAGGCTGGTGCTGACCCAAGTGTTCAGAATGTG GTGGGACTGAACATCATGCACTGTGCCGCCATCAACAACCACACCGACATCGTGATGTTCATTATCTACGACTTGATGATGAAAGAACTGGACAAGGAGGACCTG tctggaCACAGGGCGTTTGCGTCGGCAGCAGAGCATGGCTCTGTAGAGATGCTGCAGATGTTGATGGAGGAGGCATACGATATGGCCACCATGGAggaagaccag AATGGGGACACACCTCTGCACTTGGCTGCCAGCAATGGCCATTTGGATGCCGTTCAGCTACTGTTGAAGAGCTTTGATACTCGTGATGAAGTCAATAAG CTTGGGGAGACGGCTCTGTACCTGGCTGCTGACGCTGCCCATGAGGACTGTGTCCAGGCTCTGTTGGAGGCAGGCTGTGACCCAAACATTGTCACCATG GGCCAAAGCAGTGCTCTACACCCTGTCTCAGAGAAGGGCCACACGTCGTTGGTGAAACTCCTCATAGAGAACAAGGCCCAGATGGACTTACAAAACCAG CACCTCCAGGCTCCTCTCTACCTGGCAGTGAAGAACTGTCACATCCCTGTCATCCACACACTGCTGGAGGCTGGCTGCAACGTCAACATCACTGATCAC AGGTCCCAGACTGTCCTGCATGTAGCATCAGAGCTGGCCAGAGTGGACATTGTTGACATGCTTCTGAAAGCTGGGATGGACCTGACCCTCCAGGACAAG CAGGGTAAGACAGCACTGGGTGTGGCAGCCCGAGCAGACGAGGTCATCATCGTGGACATGATCATCAAGGCAGAGAGATATTTCACATGGAGGAGG GCTAACACTGAGCTTAATGAGAACCTTCACAGCCAGTCTCCGCTGACGTTTAAATTAGACCACCGCACGGAGACCAAACAGGTCCGCGGTACGGCCTGGCACCTGGCCTACCGCCTGCTGGAACCGGGTGACTGGAAGAGGCTGGCGCTGTACTGGCACTTCACCGAGCAGCAGGTGGCTGCCATCGAGGAGCAGTGGACAG GGAAGCGGAGCTACCAGGACCACGGGAACAGGATGCTGTTGATCTGGCTCCATGGGTCAGAGCTGGCCCAGTTGAATCCAGCTAAAGAGCTGTACCAGGGCCTGCTCGCCATAGACAAAAAGACTGTAGCAG ATAAAATACGACTGGACACAGAGGAGGGAGATATGAAGAAATGCATCCTTTCATAA